A genomic region of Pontibaca methylaminivorans contains the following coding sequences:
- the betC gene encoding choline-sulfatase: MSAPNILILMADQLNGTLFPDGPADWLHAPNLRRLAARSTRFANAYTPSPLCAPGRAAFMSGQLPSRNGVYDNAAEFRSEIPTYAHHLRRAGWHTCLSGKMHFVGPDQLHGFEERLTTDIYPADFGWTPDYRRPHERIDWWYHNLGSVTGAGVAEITNQMEYDDEVAFHAMSRLYDLARGHDARPWCLTVSFTHPHDPYVARRRFWDLYADCGHLAPRTAALPYDEQDPHSQRLLDACDWREFDIGDADIASARRGYFANISYVDDKIGQILQVLDDTRQEAVVIFTSDHGDMLGERGLWFKMSFREGAARVPLMIAAPGLPSGRIDAPVSTLDVTPTLAALAGVPLDDIAPWTDGCDLGPLARGAAREAPVAMEYAAEGSVAPMVCLRRGRWKYIRCAADPEQLFDLDTDSDEAVNLATDPAHAETLAALRAESDRRWDLARFDADVRASQARRRVVYEALRQGGHYPWDYQPLQRASERYMRNHMNLNTLEEAQRFPRGE, encoded by the coding sequence GCGGATCAGCTGAACGGCACGCTGTTTCCCGACGGGCCCGCCGACTGGCTCCATGCGCCGAACCTGCGCCGGCTTGCCGCCCGCAGCACGCGCTTTGCCAATGCCTATACGCCAAGCCCGCTCTGTGCCCCGGGGCGGGCGGCTTTCATGTCCGGGCAACTGCCGTCGCGCAACGGCGTCTATGACAACGCAGCCGAGTTCCGCAGCGAGATCCCGACCTATGCGCATCACCTGCGCCGGGCCGGCTGGCACACCTGTCTGTCGGGCAAGATGCATTTCGTCGGCCCCGATCAGCTGCACGGTTTCGAGGAACGCCTGACCACCGACATCTACCCGGCCGATTTCGGCTGGACCCCGGATTACCGCCGCCCGCATGAGCGGATCGACTGGTGGTATCACAACCTCGGCTCGGTCACCGGCGCGGGCGTGGCGGAAATCACCAACCAGATGGAATATGACGACGAGGTGGCCTTCCATGCCATGTCGCGCCTCTATGATCTCGCGCGCGGCCATGATGCGCGGCCCTGGTGCCTGACGGTCAGCTTTACCCATCCGCATGATCCCTACGTGGCGCGGCGCCGGTTCTGGGATCTCTATGCCGACTGCGGCCATCTTGCGCCCCGCACCGCGGCGCTTCCCTATGACGAACAGGATCCGCACTCGCAGCGCCTGCTCGATGCCTGCGACTGGCGCGAATTTGACATCGGCGATGCCGACATTGCGAGCGCCCGGCGCGGCTATTTCGCCAATATCTCCTATGTCGACGACAAGATCGGCCAGATCCTGCAGGTGCTCGACGATACCCGGCAGGAGGCGGTCGTGATCTTCACCTCCGACCATGGCGACATGCTCGGCGAGCGCGGCCTCTGGTTCAAGATGTCTTTCCGCGAAGGCGCGGCGCGGGTTCCTCTGATGATCGCCGCTCCCGGCCTGCCTTCGGGGCGCATCGACGCCCCGGTGTCGACCCTTGACGTGACGCCGACCCTTGCCGCGCTCGCCGGCGTCCCCCTCGACGACATCGCGCCCTGGACCGATGGCTGCGATCTGGGCCCGCTGGCCCGGGGCGCCGCGCGCGAGGCCCCGGTCGCGATGGAATACGCAGCCGAAGGCTCGGTCGCCCCCATGGTATGCCTGCGGCGCGGACGCTGGAAATACATCCGCTGCGCCGCCGACCCCGAACAGCTTTTCGACCTCGACACAGATTCGGACGAGGCCGTCAACCTGGCGACCGACCCGGCCCATGCCGAAACCCTTGCGGCGCTGCGCGCCGAAAGCGACCGGCGCTGGGATCTCGCGCGTTTCGACGCCGACGTGCGGGCCAGCCAGGCGCGCCGCCGCGTGGTCTACGAGGCCCTGCGGCAGGGCGGGCATTACCCCTGGGATTACCAGCCGCTGCAGCGGGCATCCGAACGCTACATGCGCAACCACATGAACCTGAACACGCTGGAAGAGGCGCAACGCTTCCCGCGGGGCGAGTAA
- the betA gene encoding choline dehydrogenase, with amino-acid sequence MSKGTESADFVIIGSGSAGSAMAYRLSEAGASVIVIEYGGSDAGPLIQMPAALSYPMNMPRYDWGFVSEPEPHLNGRRLVCPRGKVIGGSSSINGMVYVRGHALDYDHWEETGASGWAFADVLPYFRRMESWHSGGHGGDPEWRGSDGPLHVTRGPRSNPLFAAFVEAGKQAGYPVTGDYNGRQQEGFGPMEQTVWNGRRWSAANAYLRPALKRGNCTLVRGLATRVMFEDRRAVGVEIDLGGTRRVIRANREVVIAASTINSPKLLMLSGIGPQMQLREHGIEVLADRPGVGANLHDHLEIYIQMAASQPITLFKHWNLFGKGRIGLQWLLTRSGLGASNQFESAAFIRSRAGVQYPDIQYHFLPIAVRYDGQAAAEGHGFQVHVGPMRSKSRGSVTLRSNDPADSPVIRFNYMSHPDDWEDFRSCIRLTREIFAQPAFAPYIRHEIQPGSALQSDEDLDAFLIDNVESAYHPCGTCRMGRADDPDAVVDPEGRVIGVQGLRVADSSIFPRITNGNLNAPSIMVGEKMSDHLLERAPLPRANDEPWINPDWEISQR; translated from the coding sequence ATGAGCAAGGGCACCGAGAGCGCCGATTTCGTCATCATCGGCTCCGGCAGCGCCGGCAGCGCCATGGCCTACCGCCTGTCCGAGGCCGGCGCTTCGGTCATCGTGATCGAATACGGCGGCTCCGACGCCGGGCCCCTGATCCAGATGCCGGCGGCGCTCAGCTATCCGATGAACATGCCGCGCTACGACTGGGGCTTCGTCTCCGAGCCCGAACCGCATCTGAACGGGCGCCGGCTGGTCTGCCCGCGCGGCAAGGTGATCGGCGGATCGTCCTCGATCAACGGCATGGTCTATGTGCGCGGCCATGCGCTCGATTACGACCACTGGGAGGAAACGGGCGCGAGCGGCTGGGCCTTTGCCGATGTGCTGCCCTATTTCCGGCGCATGGAAAGCTGGCACAGCGGCGGCCATGGCGGCGATCCCGAATGGCGCGGCAGCGACGGACCGCTGCATGTGACGCGCGGGCCGCGCAGCAACCCGCTTTTCGCGGCTTTCGTCGAGGCGGGGAAGCAGGCCGGCTATCCGGTCACCGGCGACTATAACGGGCGCCAGCAGGAGGGCTTCGGCCCGATGGAGCAGACGGTCTGGAACGGGCGGCGCTGGTCGGCGGCGAATGCCTATCTGCGCCCGGCGCTGAAGCGCGGCAACTGCACCCTTGTGCGGGGGCTCGCGACCCGCGTGATGTTCGAGGACCGGCGCGCGGTCGGGGTCGAGATCGACCTGGGCGGCACGCGCCGCGTGATCCGCGCGAACCGCGAAGTGGTGATTGCCGCATCCACCATCAATTCGCCCAAGCTGCTGATGCTGTCGGGAATCGGCCCGCAGATGCAGCTGCGCGAACACGGGATCGAGGTGCTGGCCGACCGTCCCGGCGTCGGCGCCAATCTGCACGACCACCTGGAGATCTATATCCAGATGGCCGCAAGCCAGCCGATCACCCTGTTCAAGCACTGGAACCTGTTCGGCAAGGGGCGGATCGGGTTGCAGTGGCTGTTGACCAGGTCGGGGCTCGGCGCGTCGAACCAGTTTGAAAGCGCCGCCTTCATCCGCAGCCGCGCCGGGGTGCAATACCCGGACATCCAGTATCATTTCCTGCCGATCGCGGTGCGCTACGACGGGCAGGCCGCGGCCGAGGGGCACGGGTTCCAGGTGCATGTGGGGCCGATGCGGTCGAAAAGCCGCGGCAGCGTCACCCTGCGCAGCAATGATCCGGCGGACTCGCCGGTGATCCGGTTCAACTACATGTCGCATCCCGACGACTGGGAAGATTTCCGCAGTTGCATCCGCCTGACCCGCGAAATCTTCGCCCAGCCGGCGTTCGCGCCTTACATCAGGCACGAGATCCAGCCGGGCAGCGCGCTGCAGAGCGACGAGGATCTCGATGCCTTCCTCATCGACAACGTGGAAAGCGCCTATCACCCCTGCGGCACCTGTCGCATGGGTCGCGCCGACGATCCGGATGCGGTGGTCGATCCCGAGGGCCGCGTGATCGGCGTGCAGGGCCTGCGCGTCGCCGACAGTTCGATCTTTCCGCGCATCACCAACGGCAACCTGAACGCACCCTCGATCATGGTGGGCGAAAAGATGTCGGATCATCTGCTGGAGCGCGCGCCGCTGCCGCGTGCCAATGACGAGCCCTGGATCAACCCGGACTGGGAAATCTCGCAGCGCTAG